One Vibrio taketomensis DNA window includes the following coding sequences:
- the fadD gene encoding long-chain-fatty-acid--CoA ligase FadD — translation MDKPWLSRYPSEVPEHINPDQYPSLVEMFEQSVVKYADQPAFMNMGSVMTFRKLEERSRAFAAYLQNDLKLQKGDRVALMMPNLLQYPVALFGVLRAGLIAVNVNPLYTPRELEHQLNDSGAKAIVIVSNFANTLEQIVENTPVKHVILTSLGQMLPRAKGTIVDFVVKYVKGMVPKYDLPGAISMRKALHKGRRLQYVKPFMTGDDIAFLQYTGGTTGVAKGAILTHRNMVANVMQAKGAYGPVLSAGRELVVTALPLYHVFALTVNCLLFIEMGGRNLLITNPRDIPGFIKELQKYPFTAITGVNTLFNALVNNEDFHELDFSKMKLSVGGGMAVQRGVAERWKKITGVHLLEGYGLTECSPLVTGNPYDLVDYTGAIGLPVPSTDVRIVDEEGNVLPNTEVGELQVRGPQVMQGYWQRTEATKEVLTEDGWLSTGDIVKFDDEGLLYIVDRKKDMILVSGFNVYPNEIEDVVSTHGKVLEVAAIGQAHEVSGEIVKLYVVKRDPSLTKEEVIAHCRQHLTGYKIPKLVEFKDDLPKTNVGKILRRVLREENDANLAKIAEGNAE, via the coding sequence GTGGATAAACCTTGGTTATCTCGTTATCCAAGTGAAGTGCCTGAGCACATCAACCCAGACCAGTATCCATCATTAGTGGAAATGTTTGAGCAATCAGTGGTTAAATATGCTGATCAGCCTGCATTTATGAACATGGGTTCGGTGATGACCTTCCGAAAACTGGAAGAGCGCAGCCGTGCTTTTGCCGCGTACCTACAAAACGATCTTAAGCTACAAAAAGGCGACCGTGTGGCATTGATGATGCCAAACCTACTGCAATACCCAGTGGCACTATTTGGTGTGTTGCGCGCAGGTCTTATCGCCGTAAACGTGAACCCGCTTTACACTCCACGCGAGCTTGAGCACCAATTGAATGACTCGGGCGCCAAAGCGATTGTCATCGTTTCTAACTTTGCTAATACCCTTGAGCAAATCGTTGAGAACACGCCAGTTAAACACGTCATTTTGACTAGCCTTGGCCAAATGCTACCACGCGCCAAAGGTACGATTGTTGATTTCGTCGTTAAGTACGTAAAAGGCATGGTACCGAAATATGACCTACCTGGTGCAATTTCAATGCGTAAGGCATTGCATAAAGGTCGTCGTCTACAATACGTGAAACCGTTTATGACCGGCGATGATATTGCTTTCTTGCAATACACAGGTGGTACAACGGGCGTAGCGAAAGGTGCAATCCTAACGCATCGCAACATGGTCGCTAACGTCATGCAGGCAAAAGGCGCATATGGCCCGGTATTGTCAGCTGGCCGTGAATTGGTTGTCACTGCGTTGCCGCTATACCATGTGTTTGCTCTGACTGTGAACTGTCTGCTGTTTATCGAGATGGGTGGCCGCAACTTGCTGATCACCAACCCTCGTGATATTCCGGGCTTTATCAAAGAGCTACAAAAGTACCCATTTACAGCCATTACTGGCGTAAACACGCTATTTAACGCACTAGTTAACAATGAAGACTTCCATGAGCTGGATTTCTCAAAGATGAAGCTTTCAGTGGGTGGTGGCATGGCTGTACAGCGTGGTGTTGCTGAACGTTGGAAGAAAATCACAGGCGTGCATCTACTTGAAGGTTACGGCCTAACGGAATGCTCTCCATTGGTAACGGGTAATCCTTACGATTTGGTTGACTATACAGGTGCGATTGGCTTGCCTGTACCATCGACTGACGTTCGAATTGTCGATGAAGAAGGTAATGTGTTGCCAAATACCGAAGTAGGTGAGCTACAAGTACGTGGTCCTCAGGTAATGCAAGGTTACTGGCAGCGCACTGAAGCAACCAAAGAAGTACTGACAGAAGATGGTTGGCTGTCAACGGGTGACATCGTTAAGTTTGATGACGAAGGTTTGCTATACATCGTTGACCGCAAGAAAGACATGATCCTTGTTTCAGGCTTCAACGTTTACCCAAATGAAATCGAAGATGTGGTTTCAACACACGGCAAGGTGCTTGAAGTGGCTGCGATTGGTCAAGCGCATGAAGTATCAGGCGAGATTGTGAAGCTTTATGTGGTGAAACGCGATCCAAGCTTAACCAAGGAAGAAGTGATTGCTCACTGTCGTCAACATTTGACTGGCTACAAAATTCCTAAATTAGTTGAGTTTAAAGATGATCTTCCAAAGACGAACGTCGGTAAGATCCTTCGCCGAGTACTGCGTGAAGAAAACGATGCCAATTTAGCAAAGATTGCTGAAGGTAACGCTGAGTAA
- a CDS encoding alpha/beta fold hydrolase gives MLRESRCQLADISIATTEFGSVSDSDYSIVYLHGWLDNAASFTTTMHAVHQLNPKLHQCAVDLPGHGLSSHKEAGNYYPFHDYIDDLHQFLAILSPNKLLLVGHSLGALIASCYSAAFPEQVAALIQIEGNGPLAESSEYSLSRLRGGITSRRRIRSKPARQFSSLNEMIARRAELNHVSAEQIAPIVQRGSQPAEHGWQLRHDRKLQSDSLYRMSPAHADEIRQHIVCPQLVILGSNGYPSLQQVSDTLADVVVLDGGHHCHLEQPEQVALEILALVNKI, from the coding sequence ATGCTAAGAGAAAGTCGTTGTCAGTTGGCGGATATTTCAATCGCCACCACGGAATTTGGGAGTGTTTCTGACTCTGATTACTCGATTGTCTACCTGCATGGTTGGTTGGACAATGCCGCCAGTTTTACGACCACTATGCATGCGGTACATCAGCTAAATCCCAAGTTACATCAATGTGCGGTGGATTTACCTGGGCATGGCTTGTCTAGCCATAAAGAGGCTGGTAATTATTATCCCTTCCATGACTATATCGACGATTTACATCAGTTTTTGGCGATTCTTTCGCCAAACAAGTTGTTGTTGGTAGGACATTCACTTGGTGCTTTGATTGCAAGTTGCTATAGTGCCGCCTTTCCTGAGCAAGTTGCGGCTTTGATTCAGATCGAAGGTAATGGTCCGCTGGCGGAATCGAGTGAGTATTCGCTCTCAAGACTGAGGGGTGGCATTACCAGTCGCCGACGAATACGCAGTAAACCCGCTCGTCAATTTAGCTCTCTTAATGAGATGATTGCGCGTCGAGCGGAATTAAATCATGTGAGTGCGGAGCAAATTGCGCCCATTGTACAGCGAGGTTCACAACCTGCAGAGCATGGTTGGCAATTGCGCCACGATCGTAAACTACAAAGTGACTCACTCTACCGCATGTCGCCTGCACATGCTGATGAAATTCGACAGCATATAGTCTGTCCTCAGCTCGTTATCTTGGGGAGCAATGGTTACCCTTCCTTGCAGCAAGTTAGCGACACATTAGCCGATGTTGTCGTCTTGGATGGTGGACATCATTGCCATTTGGAGCAACCAGAGCAAGTGGCGTTAGAAATTCTTGCTTTGGTTAACAAAATTTAA
- a CDS encoding Slp family lipoprotein, whose amino-acid sequence MGILRCFKAVVAITILLFLNACSSLPPQLASDNPNLVTHYNVWQSQLQLKPEVRLGGVIAKVTNLADKTRVEIVNLPIDSAGKPDIDLEPTGRFVAYFPGFVDPVALADGRLITVLGNATGSETSEVGEYQYQFPTMDVTGFRLWRVEERVVIYDRYSDFYPCYGIACNDIHFQPRQGRVIKDVR is encoded by the coding sequence ATGGGTATTCTTCGTTGTTTTAAGGCTGTTGTTGCCATCACAATTCTTTTATTTTTGAACGCATGTTCTTCATTGCCCCCTCAGTTAGCTTCAGATAACCCTAATCTGGTGACTCATTACAATGTTTGGCAAAGCCAACTACAGCTTAAACCTGAGGTGCGCTTGGGTGGTGTCATTGCGAAAGTCACCAATTTGGCTGACAAAACTCGAGTCGAAATTGTTAATTTACCGATTGATTCTGCGGGTAAGCCGGATATTGACCTTGAGCCAACTGGGCGCTTTGTTGCTTACTTCCCTGGTTTTGTTGATCCGGTAGCGCTTGCGGATGGGCGTTTAATTACCGTTCTGGGTAACGCTACGGGCAGCGAAACTTCAGAGGTGGGTGAATATCAGTATCAGTTTCCAACGATGGATGTCACCGGTTTTCGTTTGTGGCGCGTTGAAGAGCGCGTAGTGATTTATGATCGCTATAGTGATTTTTATCCATGCTATGGTATTGCGTGTAACGATATTCACTTTCAGCCTCGCCAAGGGCGCGTGATTAAAGACGTTAGGTAA
- a CDS encoding chromosome partitioning protein ParA, with protein MASINGLPPAIIPGSNKPNRINKNKGIGKSNAKSEVSQPSKVANAVAHTIRHVQESDIHRAHIQYDLPEGRSRKAMEEYMRVMNQAKREELMQLLGVDIYI; from the coding sequence ATGGCATCAATTAACGGCTTACCTCCGGCGATTATTCCTGGTTCGAATAAACCGAACCGAATAAATAAGAACAAAGGTATTGGTAAGTCCAACGCTAAGTCAGAGGTTAGTCAACCATCAAAGGTGGCTAATGCTGTCGCCCATACTATTCGCCATGTTCAAGAATCGGATATTCATCGTGCGCACATTCAATACGATTTGCCCGAAGGGCGCAGTCGCAAAGCGATGGAAGAATACATGCGCGTGATGAATCAAGCGAAGCGCGAAGAACTAATGCAATTGCTTGGTGTCGATATCTATATCTAG
- the tsaB gene encoding tRNA (adenosine(37)-N6)-threonylcarbamoyltransferase complex dimerization subunit type 1 TsaB has product MSTKILALDTSTENCSVALLVDDQVYVRSEVAPRDHTKKVLPMVDEVLKEAGLTLAELDALAYGRGPGSFTGVRIGIGIAQGLAFGANLPMIGVSTLEAMAQGSFRLHGATHVAAAIDARMEEVYWGRYRRQESGEWLAVDQECVIAPATLVEQVVADDQAWTMAGTGWDAYADALQPLVLNRTQGDVLYPDSQDIVQVAKLMLQKGQTVPVEESSPVYLRDNVAWKKLPGRE; this is encoded by the coding sequence ATGAGCACAAAAATTCTTGCTTTAGACACTTCAACTGAGAACTGTTCAGTAGCATTGCTGGTGGATGACCAAGTGTATGTTCGCAGTGAAGTTGCACCACGTGATCACACCAAGAAAGTGCTACCAATGGTTGATGAAGTGCTAAAAGAAGCCGGTTTAACGCTTGCTGAATTGGATGCGTTGGCATACGGACGTGGTCCGGGCAGCTTTACTGGTGTTCGAATTGGCATCGGTATTGCACAAGGCTTAGCATTTGGTGCCAATCTACCAATGATCGGCGTGTCTACCCTTGAAGCAATGGCGCAAGGTTCTTTCCGCTTACATGGTGCAACCCACGTCGCCGCGGCGATTGATGCGCGTATGGAAGAGGTATACTGGGGACGTTACCGTCGTCAAGAGTCTGGCGAATGGTTAGCTGTCGATCAAGAGTGTGTGATTGCACCTGCAACGCTTGTCGAACAAGTAGTGGCAGATGATCAAGCATGGACAATGGCAGGTACAGGTTGGGATGCATACGCAGATGCGCTGCAACCACTAGTGCTAAACCGCACTCAGGGCGACGTACTTTATCCTGATTCACAAGATATCGTACAAGTAGCGAAGTTAATGCTGCAAAAAGGCCAAACGGTACCAGTTGAAGAATCAAGCCCAGTTTACCTGCGTGATAACGTTGCGTGGAAAAAACTACCAGGCCGCGAATAA
- a CDS encoding ATP-dependent DNA helicase yields the protein MITKTFSQDGALGKAIPGFQPRQAQLDMAEAVHKAIKDQAQLVIEAGTGTGKTFAYLVPALLSGKKTIISTGSKNLQEQLFHRDLPLMTSALGFYGQVALLKGRANYLCIERLTRQMVESHTTHADPTLLTQLVKVRAWSSESKTGDLGECDAIAEDSPVIPTITSTNDNCLGKECPNYTECFVLKARKKALDADVVVVNHHLFMADLAIKETGFGELIPEAEVFIFDEAHQIPDIASQYFGQSVSSRQIQELAKDIEIGYRTEAKDMRQLQKVADKLVQSAGDLRICLGEPGFRGNWREAINSPTIAREVERVREALDFAIDVLKIALGRSQILDVAFERAHTIKARIERVCDVSITGYSYWFDTTPRHFSLHITPLSVADKFHEQIELKQGTWIFTSATLAVNDDFGHFTSRLGLKPAAQFSLPSPFDYQTQARLCVPRYLPEPNSAGLADKLVTMLAPVIEQNQGRCFFLCTSHSMMRELGERFREVLTVPVLMQGETSKQKTLAEFMTLGNALLVATGAFWEGIDVRGDTLSCVIIDKLPFTAPDDPLLKARIEDCRLSGGDPFAQVQIPDAVITLKQGVGRLIRDQQDKGVLIICDNRLVTREYGGVFLASLPAIPRTRDLGVIEDFLREISETSTNE from the coding sequence ATGATCACAAAAACCTTTTCACAAGATGGCGCTTTGGGTAAAGCCATACCCGGCTTTCAGCCTCGTCAGGCACAGCTTGATATGGCAGAAGCGGTACACAAAGCGATTAAAGACCAAGCTCAACTTGTGATCGAAGCCGGAACAGGGACAGGCAAAACCTTTGCCTATTTAGTGCCCGCGCTGTTGAGTGGCAAAAAGACCATTATCAGTACCGGTTCAAAAAACCTGCAAGAGCAGCTATTCCATCGTGACTTACCTTTGATGACATCTGCACTTGGCTTTTACGGCCAAGTGGCGCTACTAAAAGGGCGGGCTAATTATCTATGCATCGAACGCCTGACGCGCCAAATGGTGGAAAGCCATACCACTCATGCAGATCCAACATTATTGACTCAATTGGTCAAAGTGCGCGCTTGGTCATCAGAGAGTAAAACGGGGGATTTGGGAGAATGTGATGCGATTGCTGAAGATAGTCCCGTTATTCCAACCATTACTTCAACCAATGATAATTGCCTTGGTAAGGAGTGTCCAAATTACACCGAGTGCTTTGTACTCAAAGCGCGTAAAAAAGCATTAGATGCCGATGTCGTGGTGGTTAACCATCACCTCTTTATGGCGGATTTGGCCATCAAAGAGACGGGGTTCGGAGAGCTGATCCCTGAAGCGGAAGTTTTCATCTTTGATGAGGCGCATCAAATACCCGATATCGCCAGCCAGTATTTTGGCCAAAGCGTCTCGAGTCGTCAGATTCAAGAGCTTGCAAAAGATATTGAAATTGGTTATCGCACTGAAGCTAAAGACATGCGCCAACTGCAAAAAGTGGCGGATAAATTAGTGCAGTCAGCGGGTGACCTACGCATTTGTTTGGGTGAGCCAGGCTTTCGTGGTAACTGGCGTGAAGCGATTAATTCCCCGACCATAGCTCGCGAAGTTGAACGTGTGCGAGAGGCTCTGGATTTCGCGATTGATGTGTTAAAAATTGCACTAGGTCGGAGCCAAATTCTTGATGTGGCATTTGAGCGAGCGCATACGATTAAAGCGCGCATTGAGCGAGTCTGCGACGTATCGATTACGGGTTATTCATACTGGTTTGATACGACACCACGTCACTTTAGTTTGCATATCACACCGCTTAGTGTGGCGGATAAGTTTCATGAACAGATTGAACTCAAACAGGGGACTTGGATTTTTACTTCCGCAACATTGGCCGTGAACGATGATTTTGGTCATTTCACCTCACGATTGGGGCTTAAGCCTGCAGCGCAGTTTTCATTACCAAGCCCGTTTGATTATCAGACACAAGCGAGACTGTGTGTACCTCGTTATCTGCCCGAACCCAACAGTGCCGGTCTCGCGGATAAGTTGGTGACCATGCTAGCGCCAGTCATTGAACAAAACCAAGGGCGCTGTTTCTTTCTTTGTACCTCACATAGCATGATGCGAGAGTTAGGCGAGCGATTTCGTGAAGTGCTCACCGTGCCCGTGTTAATGCAAGGTGAGACGAGTAAACAGAAAACGCTGGCGGAGTTTATGACGCTTGGGAATGCGTTGCTGGTGGCAACCGGTGCCTTCTGGGAAGGGATTGATGTTAGAGGTGATACACTGAGCTGTGTTATTATCGATAAATTACCGTTTACCGCACCCGATGATCCGCTATTAAAAGCACGGATCGAAGATTGTCGATTGAGTGGGGGCGACCCGTTTGCTCAAGTTCAAATCCCTGATGCGGTGATTACCCTAAAGCAAGGGGTTGGGCGACTGATTCGAGACCAACAAGATAAAGGCGTGCTGATCATATGTGATAATCGTTTAGTCACGCGCGAATATGGCGGGGTATTTCTCGCCAGTTTACCCGCTATTCCACGTACGCGTGATTTAGGGGTAATCGAAGATTTTCTTCGAGAGATTTCTGAAACTAGTACCAATGAGTAA
- the purU gene encoding formyltetrahydrofolate deformylase — MEKKTLLTHCSDAPGLISKITNICYKHQLNIIHNSEYVDNSSGHFFMRTELEGYFNDTTFLADLDHALPTGAKRKLVDSSRKRVVILVTKEAHCLGDILMKTYDGSLDIDIAAVVGNYDKLQGLTEKFDIPYHHVSHENLSREEHEAKLLAVIEPYQADYLVLAKYMRVLTPTFVEKFHHKIINIHHSFLPAFIGAKPYQQAFDRGVKIIGATAHFVTNDLDEGPIIKQDVIPVDHTLTAADMAQAGRDVEKNVLSRALTKVVNDRVFVYGNKTVIL, encoded by the coding sequence ATGGAAAAGAAAACACTGCTAACTCACTGTAGTGATGCCCCAGGGCTTATCTCTAAAATCACCAATATTTGTTATAAACACCAACTAAACATTATTCATAACAGTGAATACGTGGATAACTCTAGCGGTCACTTTTTTATGCGTACCGAGTTAGAAGGTTATTTCAACGACACGACTTTTTTGGCGGATTTAGATCACGCATTGCCAACGGGAGCCAAACGCAAATTGGTCGACTCAAGCCGCAAACGTGTGGTGATTTTAGTCACCAAAGAAGCACATTGTTTAGGCGATATTTTAATGAAAACTTACGATGGCAGCTTAGATATTGACATTGCCGCAGTGGTGGGTAATTACGATAAGTTGCAAGGTTTAACCGAGAAGTTTGATATCCCTTACCATCACGTGAGTCATGAGAATCTATCGCGCGAAGAGCACGAAGCGAAGCTATTGGCAGTCATTGAGCCGTATCAAGCGGACTATCTGGTACTGGCTAAATACATGCGCGTATTAACGCCAACTTTCGTGGAAAAATTCCATCACAAAATCATCAATATTCACCACAGTTTCTTGCCAGCATTTATTGGCGCGAAACCGTACCAACAAGCGTTTGATCGAGGTGTAAAGATCATCGGTGCGACCGCGCACTTTGTTACCAACGACTTAGATGAAGGGCCGATCATTAAGCAAGATGTGATTCCCGTTGATCACACCCTCACCGCAGCAGATATGGCACAAGCTGGTCGTGACGTTGAGAAAAACGTACTGAGCCGTGCGCTCACCAAAGTAGTGAACGATCGCGTATTTGTTTACGGCAACAAAACGGTGATTTTATAG
- a CDS encoding NADPH-dependent 2,4-dienoyl-CoA reductase, giving the protein MFAMYSNLLKPLDLGFTQLKNRVLMGSMHTGLEEDKQGLDKLAAFYAERAKGGVGLIVTGGFSPNLRGRLHPFSAEFSKPKHAQAHQVVTEAVHQHGGKIALQLLHAGRYALHPFAQSASAIKAPIARFSPSAMSDRQINKTIQAFANSAALAQQAGYDGVEVMGSEGYLINQFICQRTNTRYDDWGGSYQNRMRFPLEIVKAIRAEVGEQFIIIFRLSMLDLVEQGSTFDEVVELAQALEKAGVTLLNTGIGWHEARIPTIATQVPRGAFTWVTEKVRPHVSIPIITCNRINMPQEAEDILAAGQADMVSMARPFLADPYFVAKAEQQKSQLINTCIGCNQACLDNVFKGKAASCLVNPYACRETELVEKPAHASKNIAVVGAGPAGLACATTLAKRGHQVDLFERNDRIGGQFRLAMQIPGKEEFRETIRYFANQVDETGVKLHLETEANFDLLKEYDEVIIASGVQPRSVDIPGLANSNKVVDYQTLIKEKTYLGDKIAIVGAGGIGIDVATMITEPEHQQLDDWLHEWGIDKEITHPGGLYPFPDVASDKEVWVFQRRKGRVGKGPGKTTGWIHKRTLEKRGVNLLGGVEYQSIDEQGLQIKYEGESMTIHADSIVICAGQESVRPFEDKWSQLGDKLHVIGGADHAGELDAVRAIRQGVELGLKL; this is encoded by the coding sequence ATGTTTGCCATGTACTCAAATTTGCTTAAACCATTAGATTTAGGTTTCACCCAGTTGAAGAATCGCGTTTTGATGGGTTCGATGCATACAGGGTTGGAAGAGGATAAACAAGGCTTAGATAAACTCGCTGCATTCTATGCTGAGCGTGCAAAAGGAGGCGTAGGTTTGATCGTCACGGGTGGTTTCTCACCCAACTTGCGTGGACGATTACATCCGTTTAGTGCTGAGTTCAGTAAACCTAAACATGCGCAAGCGCATCAGGTGGTGACTGAGGCGGTACATCAGCATGGTGGGAAAATTGCCTTGCAACTTTTACATGCTGGTCGTTACGCCCTGCATCCATTCGCTCAGAGCGCCTCTGCGATCAAAGCGCCCATTGCTCGTTTTTCGCCGAGTGCGATGAGCGATCGTCAAATAAACAAAACCATTCAAGCCTTTGCCAATAGCGCCGCGTTAGCCCAACAAGCGGGCTATGACGGGGTAGAAGTGATGGGCTCTGAGGGATATTTGATTAACCAGTTTATCTGTCAGCGCACGAATACCCGTTACGATGACTGGGGTGGAAGCTACCAAAACCGTATGCGTTTTCCACTAGAGATCGTGAAAGCGATTCGCGCTGAAGTTGGTGAGCAGTTCATTATTATTTTCCGCTTGTCGATGCTCGACTTGGTTGAGCAGGGCAGTACTTTTGATGAGGTGGTTGAGTTAGCTCAAGCGCTAGAAAAGGCGGGAGTAACATTACTTAATACGGGTATCGGCTGGCATGAAGCGAGAATACCAACCATCGCAACGCAGGTACCTCGCGGTGCGTTTACTTGGGTAACGGAAAAAGTTCGTCCCCATGTTTCAATTCCTATTATCACCTGTAACCGCATTAATATGCCGCAAGAGGCAGAAGATATTTTGGCTGCAGGCCAAGCAGATATGGTGTCGATGGCTCGCCCGTTTTTGGCAGATCCATATTTCGTAGCCAAAGCAGAGCAGCAGAAGTCGCAATTGATAAATACCTGCATCGGTTGTAATCAAGCGTGTTTGGATAACGTCTTCAAAGGCAAAGCGGCCAGTTGTTTGGTTAACCCTTATGCGTGTCGCGAAACCGAATTGGTAGAGAAACCGGCTCATGCGAGCAAGAATATTGCGGTGGTCGGTGCCGGTCCGGCGGGTTTGGCTTGTGCGACCACATTAGCAAAGCGTGGTCATCAAGTAGACCTCTTTGAGCGCAATGATCGCATCGGTGGGCAATTCCGTCTCGCGATGCAAATTCCGGGTAAAGAAGAGTTTCGTGAAACCATTCGCTACTTCGCCAATCAAGTCGATGAAACCGGCGTTAAACTACATTTAGAAACAGAAGCGAACTTTGACCTACTCAAAGAGTATGATGAAGTCATTATTGCTTCAGGGGTCCAACCTCGCTCCGTCGATATTCCTGGCTTAGCCAATTCTAATAAAGTGGTGGACTATCAAACACTGATTAAAGAGAAAACTTATCTCGGTGATAAAATCGCTATTGTGGGAGCGGGTGGGATAGGCATTGATGTCGCGACAATGATAACCGAACCTGAGCATCAGCAACTTGATGATTGGTTACATGAATGGGGTATTGATAAAGAGATCACTCATCCCGGAGGACTTTACCCATTTCCAGATGTAGCCAGTGACAAAGAGGTGTGGGTGTTCCAACGACGCAAAGGTAGAGTTGGTAAAGGGCCCGGCAAAACAACGGGATGGATTCATAAACGCACGTTAGAAAAGCGCGGGGTGAATTTGCTTGGTGGGGTAGAGTACCAATCGATAGACGAACAGGGGCTTCAGATTAAGTATGAGGGTGAGTCGATGACGATTCATGCCGACAGCATTGTTATTTGTGCCGGACAAGAGTCAGTAAGGCCGTTTGAAGATAAATGGTCACAACTTGGTGATAAGCTTCATGTGATCGGTGGTGCGGACCATGCCGGCGAACTTGATGCAGTGCGAGCAATTCGCCAAGGTGTAGAGTTAGGGCTCAAGCTTTAA
- the sppA gene encoding signal peptide peptidase SppA, with protein sequence MKTIFRYIGLFFKGIWRLITFVRVALANLFFLLLIALIYFAFSNVDSAITPPAPKASALILNLSGPIVEQSTYHNPMDSLTGTLFGDDLPRENVLFDVVRSIRHAKNDSNITGIVLALHDMPETNLTKLRYIAKALNEFKASGKPIYAVGDFYNQSQYYLASYADKIFLAPDGAVMIKGYSAYSMYYKTLLEKLDVNTHVFRVGTYKSAIEPFIRDDMSKEAKEANARWLGQLWGAYVDDVSTNRSVDAKVLNPTMDQLLSQLESTNGDLAALSLQLGLVDQLATRQQVRAELIEAFGRDGADTYPHIGYYDYLASLPSNFDINKQDIAVVVASGAILDGSQPRGKVGGDTVASLLREARNDSKVKAVVLRVDSPGGSAFASEVIRNEIEALKQDGKPVVVSMSSVAASGGYWISMSADQIVAQPTTITGSIGVFSVITTFEKGLNNLGVYTDGIGTSPLSGVGVTTGIPEQAAEAIQLGVNHAYNRFITLVSDSRKLPINNMEEIAEGRVWTGQDAMNLGLVDKMGDFDDALALAAKLADLDSYNIYWVEEPLTPAQQLMQDFINQVSVKLGLDVSSLIPEALQPAVQQVNQDMNLLQSFNDPKGHYSFCLACNVE encoded by the coding sequence ATGAAAACCATTTTTAGATATATAGGGCTCTTCTTCAAAGGGATATGGCGGTTAATTACCTTTGTCCGCGTTGCTCTCGCTAACTTATTTTTCTTGCTACTGATTGCACTTATCTACTTTGCCTTTAGTAATGTAGATTCCGCTATCACACCACCAGCGCCAAAAGCGTCAGCCTTGATCCTAAATTTATCAGGGCCAATTGTGGAACAGTCTACTTACCACAACCCAATGGATTCGCTGACAGGCACCCTATTCGGGGATGACTTGCCACGTGAAAACGTGCTGTTTGATGTAGTAAGAAGTATTCGTCATGCGAAAAACGACAGCAACATCACGGGCATTGTCCTTGCTTTGCACGACATGCCAGAGACGAATTTGACCAAACTACGCTACATCGCCAAAGCGTTAAATGAATTCAAAGCATCCGGCAAACCTATTTATGCGGTTGGTGATTTCTACAATCAAAGCCAGTATTACCTTGCAAGCTACGCCGACAAAATTTTCCTCGCTCCAGATGGCGCGGTGATGATCAAAGGCTACAGCGCTTACAGCATGTACTACAAAACCTTACTTGAGAAACTGGACGTCAATACTCATGTATTCCGCGTTGGCACCTACAAATCTGCAATTGAGCCATTTATTCGCGATGACATGTCTAAAGAAGCTAAAGAAGCCAATGCTCGTTGGTTGGGACAACTTTGGGGGGCTTATGTCGATGATGTATCAACTAACCGTTCCGTTGATGCCAAGGTATTAAACCCAACCATGGACCAACTGCTCTCGCAACTGGAAAGTACCAATGGTGACCTTGCTGCGCTATCACTGCAATTGGGGCTAGTCGATCAACTCGCAACTCGCCAACAAGTTCGTGCTGAACTGATTGAAGCGTTTGGCCGCGATGGTGCCGACACTTACCCACATATTGGCTATTACGATTACCTAGCAAGCCTACCGAGTAATTTTGATATCAATAAACAAGATATCGCAGTGGTGGTTGCGAGTGGGGCAATTCTAGATGGAAGCCAACCTCGCGGTAAGGTTGGTGGCGATACTGTCGCTTCTCTGCTTCGTGAAGCTCGCAACGATAGCAAAGTCAAAGCCGTTGTTCTGCGTGTCGACAGCCCAGGAGGCAGCGCATTTGCCTCAGAAGTTATTCGCAATGAAATTGAAGCGTTAAAACAAGACGGCAAGCCTGTCGTGGTGTCGATGTCTAGTGTGGCTGCATCAGGCGGGTACTGGATTTCAATGAGTGCCGATCAAATTGTTGCTCAACCAACAACAATAACGGGTTCAATTGGCGTGTTTAGTGTAATTACCACCTTTGAAAAAGGACTCAATAACCTAGGCGTGTACACAGATGGAATTGGTACCTCTCCGCTTTCTGGTGTTGGTGTCACTACCGGTATTCCAGAACAGGCTGCAGAGGCCATTCAACTCGGTGTTAATCACGCATACAACCGCTTTATCACCTTGGTCAGTGACTCACGCAAACTTCCTATCAATAACATGGAAGAAATTGCTGAAGGACGTGTTTGGACAGGCCAAGACGCGATGAATCTGGGTTTAGTCGACAAAATGGGTGACTTTGACGATGCGTTAGCCCTTGCTGCAAAACTTGCCGACTTAGATAGTTACAATATTTACTGGGTCGAAGAGCCTCTGACGCCTGCTCAACAATTGATGCAAGACTTTATCAACCAAGTTAGTGTCAAACTTGGCCTTGATGTATCGTCATTGATTCCGGAAGCACTGCAACCAGCGGTTCAGCAAGTCAATCAAGATATGAACCTACTACAAAGCTTTAATGATCCGAAGGGGCACTACAGTTTCTGTTTAGCCTGTAATGTCGAATAA